One window of Daphnia carinata strain CSIRO-1 chromosome 7, CSIRO_AGI_Dcar_HiC_V3, whole genome shotgun sequence genomic DNA carries:
- the LOC130695391 gene encoding RNA-binding protein 42-like, with product MASFPQRQMQDEMERFEAEISNSTSKPTIPPVLKPSMVRPASGAPGTFQQKFQPPTHFLPTQLQRAGVRPTAPASSSQTFSSTTSVQPSSQASSVGTAIISNKPVLYLPEKEAKSTPATPTTAASSSKTTQPAKKQKVEAKSPTKVTPSSSGGPSILRAPSSTVGSATVKAGTDEPKVQKMKKPKKFVRAAGGTVWQDDSLLEWDPNDYRIFCGDLGNDVTDEVLARVFGKFPSFQKAKVIRDARSNKTKGFGFVSFKDPTDFTRAMREINGKYVGSRPIKLRKSNWKNRNIDEVKKRQKEKDILLGKRR from the exons ATGGCAAGTTTCCCTCAAAGACAAATGCAAGATGAAATGGAAAG GTTTGAGGCAGAAATCTCTAACTCTACGTCTAAACCTACCATTCCCCCTGTTTTAAAACCAAGCATGGTACGACCTGCTTCTGGTGCACCTGGTACATTTCAGCAAAAATTCCAACCCCCTACCCATTTTTTGCCAACCCAACTCCAAAGGGCTGGAGTTAGACCGACTGCCCCAGCTTCTTCATCTCAAACGTTTTCCTCCACCACATCAGTACAACCTTCAAGCCAAGCTTCTAGTGTTGGAACAGCCATTATCAGTAACAAACCTGTTCTTTATCTTCCTGAAAAAGAAGCCAAATCAACACCTGCAACTCCCACTACTGCTGCAAGTTCGTCCAAAACTACACAACcagccaaaaaacaaaaagttgagGCTAAATCCCCCACAAAAGTTACACCAAGTTCTTCG GGTGGTCCATCTATTTTGAGGGCTCCGTCCTCTACGGTCGGTTCAGCCACTGTCAAAGCTGGCACTGATGAGCCCAAAGTacagaagatgaagaaacccaaaaaatttgTAAGAGCAGCTGGTGGCACAGTTTGGCAAGATGACTCCCTTCTTGAGTGGGATCCAa aCGACTACCGAATCTTTTGCGGAGATCTCGGCAATGATGTGACTGATGAAGTCTTGGCTCGCGTTTTCGGAAAATTTCCCTCTTTTCAAAAAGCCAAAGTGATCAGAGACGCTCGctccaataaaacaaaaggcttCGGCTTCGTTAGCTTCAAAGATCCGACGGATTTCACACGAGCCATGAGAGAAATTAATG GCAAGTACGTGGGAAGTCGGCCGATTAAGTTGCGCAAAAGCAATTGGAAGAACCGCAACATCGACGAGGTTAAGAAGCGACAAAAGGAGAAGGATATCTTACTTGGCAAGCGTCGATGA
- the LOC130695400 gene encoding uncharacterized protein LOC130695400: MRLNLILRTLCLIALICTCTIADSANQEIDSSENLLPLMGQLGKREPFKKLRSHNPILIFHQSIRQPRYLPRTNSHTEAPVGERDIPRRLIRRGNNKTHSNIQPLLVWNHQLLPNFYNKRQPPYFMSSLRRDGNLGNTKNSVAVKRSHDWLPKSDDETNVQAFPYEEFNYDSKDYYQVDNDFNEPDFEQIETKNDDF, encoded by the exons atGCGGTTAAACTTGATTTTGCGAACACTCTGCCTCATCGCCCTAATTTGCACTTGTACTATCGCCGATTCTGCCAACCAAGAAATTGATTCGTCGGAGAATCTTTTACCGCTGATGGGTCAACTCGGAAAGCGTGAACCGTTCAAAAAACTTCGATCTCACAACCCGATTCTCATTTTTCACCAATCTATCCGACAACC ACGGTATCTGCCAAGAACGAATAGCCACACGGAGGCACCAGTGGGTGAACGCGACATCCCAAGACGGCTCATTCGACGCGGAAATAACAAGACGCATTCTAATATACAGCCGCTCCTCGTATGGAATCATCAGCTGCTGCCCAATTTCTATAACAAGCGACAACCACCCTACTTTATGAGCAGCCTTCGCAGAGATGGCAACTTGGGTAATACGAAGAATTCTGTGGCTGTCAAACGATCCCACGATTGG TTACCCAAGTCTGATGACGAAACGAACGTACAAGCATTCCCCTACGAAGAGTTCAACTACGACAGTAAAG atTATTACCAAGTCGATAACGATTTCAACGAGCCGGACTTCGAACAAATTGAAACCAAGAACGACGATTTTTAA